One part of the Sphingobium yanoikuyae genome encodes these proteins:
- a CDS encoding transporter, with amino-acid sequence MRAWGAAMLLAMAAQGSAAWTQDAREFCADRPGLDTPPCTMAPGKVQVELGLGDWTREQDAESRIDTVNFGDALLRIGLTDSLEAQLGWTAFGHVRTRDRVTGAVEKDSGIGDMRVALRQNLRNPDGSGFSIAVMPYASLPTGGDAIGDGDWGAGMLVPISYDLGQGFSLLATPEVDAAVDEDGDGRHLAYGSVAGLGFDISDSLSGSIEASLMRDDDPDGHATQALAGLSLGWQAGDDMQFDAGANLGLNHHSPDAELYVGLVRRF; translated from the coding sequence ATGCGGGCATGGGGGGCGGCGATGCTGCTGGCGATGGCGGCGCAGGGCAGCGCGGCCTGGACGCAGGACGCGCGGGAATTCTGCGCCGACCGGCCGGGTCTGGACACGCCGCCCTGCACCATGGCGCCGGGCAAGGTGCAGGTCGAACTGGGGCTGGGCGACTGGACCCGCGAGCAGGATGCGGAGAGCCGCATCGACACTGTGAACTTCGGCGACGCACTGCTGCGCATCGGACTGACCGACAGCCTGGAAGCGCAACTGGGCTGGACCGCTTTTGGCCATGTGCGCACGCGCGATCGCGTGACCGGTGCGGTCGAGAAGGACAGTGGCATCGGCGACATGCGCGTCGCGCTGCGGCAGAATCTGCGCAATCCGGATGGTTCGGGCTTCTCGATCGCGGTCATGCCCTATGCCAGCCTGCCGACCGGCGGCGACGCGATCGGCGATGGCGACTGGGGCGCCGGGATGCTGGTGCCGATCAGCTATGATCTGGGCCAGGGTTTCAGCCTGCTGGCAACGCCGGAAGTGGATGCGGCGGTCGATGAGGATGGCGATGGCCGGCATCTGGCCTATGGCAGCGTCGCCGGGCTGGGCTTCGATATCAGCGACAGCCTGTCCGGATCGATCGAGGCGTCGCTGATGCGCGACGATGATCCCGACGGCCATGCCACCCAGGCGCTGGCCGGCCTGTCGCTCGGCTGGCAGGCGGGCGACGACATGCAGTTCGATGCCGGCGCCAATCTGGGCCTCAACCATCACAGCCCCGACGCCGAACTCTATGTCGGCCTCGTCAGGCGCTTCTGA
- a CDS encoding FUSC family protein, with the protein MPRPFSSLLDRVTPRTIDELECALSVLGAILLAHLLGATHVSWAAFAGYMVMRGHAAETLARGVLRIIGTVAGGLIALGSAPFIVGYWPAAAAALALMGTISLYAAITSRRSYAWLFFGLTYAMVVLDKIEHPAIALPEFVQTRVLETLAGIAASLIVSLASTLTLRRRWPAKRTPAATGAGWHGDSLRHALQAGVALALLVALNAWIPVPALAQGAIMIMAVMLLPVTGIGSSGLAPVSQRILQRMIGCIGGALFAAFFLVAGADNMTLLLGATAIGVMLGRHLENGDPTHRYVGTQFTLAVLVMLVPDRYDQLVLEPGVERLMAIFIGMAVLMPVLLVGHLLSRRRADEVTAPASGESGGV; encoded by the coding sequence ATGCCGCGCCCCTTTTCCTCGCTGCTCGACCGCGTGACGCCGCGCACCATCGATGAACTGGAATGTGCGCTGTCGGTGCTGGGCGCGATCCTGCTCGCCCATCTGCTGGGCGCCACCCATGTCTCCTGGGCCGCCTTTGCCGGCTATATGGTCATGCGCGGCCATGCCGCTGAAACATTGGCGCGCGGCGTGCTGCGGATTATCGGCACGGTCGCGGGCGGCCTGATCGCGCTGGGCAGCGCGCCCTTCATTGTCGGCTACTGGCCCGCCGCTGCTGCTGCGCTGGCGCTGATGGGGACGATCAGCCTCTATGCCGCGATCACCTCGCGCCGCTCCTATGCCTGGCTCTTCTTCGGACTGACCTATGCGATGGTCGTGCTCGACAAGATCGAGCATCCTGCGATCGCCCTGCCCGAATTCGTCCAGACCCGCGTGCTCGAAACGCTCGCCGGTATCGCCGCCAGCCTGATCGTCAGCCTGGCCTCCACCCTGACCCTGCGCCGCCGCTGGCCGGCCAAGCGCACGCCCGCCGCGACCGGCGCGGGCTGGCACGGGGATTCGCTGCGCCATGCGCTGCAGGCCGGCGTGGCGCTGGCGCTGCTGGTGGCGCTCAATGCCTGGATTCCCGTACCCGCGCTGGCGCAGGGGGCGATCATGATCATGGCAGTGATGCTGCTGCCGGTCACCGGCATCGGGTCGAGCGGCCTCGCCCCGGTCAGCCAGCGCATCCTGCAACGCATGATCGGCTGCATCGGCGGCGCCTTGTTCGCCGCCTTCTTCCTGGTCGCGGGCGCCGACAATATGACGCTGCTGCTCGGCGCCACCGCGATCGGCGTGATGCTGGGCCGGCATCTGGAAAATGGCGATCCGACCCATCGCTATGTCGGCACCCAGTTCACCCTGGCGGTGCTGGTGATGCTGGTGCCCGACCGCTATGACCAGCTGGTGCTGGAACCGGGCGTCGAGCGGCTGATGGCGATCTTCATCGGCATGGCCGTGCTGATGCCGGTGCTGCTGGTCGGCCATCTGCTGAGCCGCCGGCGCGCCGACGAAGTGACCGCCCCGGCCAGCGGCGAGAGCGGCGGCGTGTAA